The Methanoregula sp. UBA64 nucleotide sequence CCCCGGGCAAATGCGGTTTTGAGTTCGCCGGCCTCTTCCGGGTTGGTGCTCGAAAGGGTCTGGAACATGACATGGATGTCCACCCCGCGCTGTTCGATCTCGGTGGTGACCTGCGCGAGGCCGAAATCGATTAAGACGCACCTGTCGTCGGTTGTTCGCAGGATCATGTTGCTCGAAGTGAGGTCGCCGTGCATGATCCCTGCCGCATGAAGCCTGCCGGCCGCGCGGCCGGCCTCTTCGCAGTGCGCTGCACCAAGGGATTCGGTAAGAAGCGTTCCTGCGATCTGCTCCATGACAATCGTGTCGTGCGTGATGTCGCGGATCACCGGTGTCGGGACGCCGGCTTTGCGGGCCATATGGATGAGCCGGGCTTCGGCCCGGGTCCGCTCGGCGATCAGTCTTTTATCGAGTGCCGGGGCCCGGTACTGCTTGGACTGCCGCTGTTTTACTGCATTCCCGTCCTTAAACGTGACAACGGCCTCGGCCCCGCGCCTCTGGAGAGCACTTGCCTGTTGTGCCGTTTCTGGAGCGCGGTGCTCGTCATGTTTCCATGTCACTTTAACTTCATCGGAGCGGAAACTGGGGTTGACCCGGGACTCTTCGAGTGAAAGTGCCTGCCCGCTCTCAAGCATCAGTTTTCCCGTGTACGCGATCATCGCGCCGTTATCGCCGAGATATTTTCGCTCGGGGACAAAAAATTTCGCGCCCCGTTCTTCGCACATGACCGCAAGCATCTCCTGGAGCCGCGCATTCGCGCCAACTCCCCCTACCAGGAGCACCTCGTCTTTTCCGGTCAGCGAGAGTGCCCGTTCGGTTACTTCAACGCACATGGCAAACGCAGTCTCCTGGAGACTGCAGCAGACATTCGGAAGCTGCATCTTTGCATCCTTTGCAGCGGAAACAAGGCCCGAGAACGCGAGGTCCATGCCCTTGACCGTGTACGGGAGTTCGAAATATGTCCCGGTCTTTGCCTGCGCCTCGATCAGCGGCCCGCCCGGGTGGGGAAGGTCCTTTGCCCGGGCAAACTTGTCAAGGGCATTGCCTACACCGATATCGAGCGTCTCTCCAAAGATGCGGTACCTGCCGTTGAGGTACCCGATGACCTGCGTATTTGCCCCGCTCGCATAGAGCACGATCGGGTCTTTGCATCCGGTAGCCCAGCACCCGATCTCAACGTGGGCCACGCAGTGATTGACACCGGCAAGCGGGACATCGAGCGCGAGCGCGAGCGACCGGGCCGCAGTTGCAACCGTCCGGAGGCAGGGGCCAAGGCCGGGCCCCTGCGAGAAGGCAATGCCGGTGATCTTCTCCGGCTCGGTAAGGACCTCTCCGATTACTTCTTTTATGACAGAAGCATGGTGCTGTGCCGCTTCCCGCGGGTGGATCCCGCCATGTGCGGGCGAGTACGGGCGCGAACAGAGTGCCAGAAGATCGGTATCAAAAAGAGCGGCGCTGAGGTTCCATGCTGTCCCCTCAATGCCAAGAATCTGCCCAAAAGCAGGCATCGGATGATCTTATTTCTTGAATTCGGTGTATCCGCACTTTCCGCAGGTGACGCGATCCTTGTGGTCGGCCATCATGACGCCGGGTCCGCAGCGGGGGCAGTACTTCTTTGCCGTGCTGACCTTGTCCCCTTCAATCTTGAAAAATGCGCTGCGCGACGGACCTTTTGCTGCTGCCTTCTTTGCCGCTGCCATAATTACGCAGCTCCTTCCTCTTTGGGCTTGGGCATGCCGCGTGCAGAGAGGTACGGGCGCTCGGTTTTCTTCTTTGCATCTTCCGTATCGTATACACGGGCCTGGCCGGTGACGACCATCTTGCCAAAGTTGCTCTTGAGGCTGTCAAGAACCACCAGGGGCTCTTTTACATTGGCCAGTGCGCACAGCTTGCCGATAATCTGCGTGCGGGATGGTGTGGCACCGTCATATGTGAGAGTAAACTGAATCTCTCGCCGTGATAAAAGTTCATTTCTTTTATCGCTCTCGATCTTAAAGTCCATCGGATATCCTGTAATTATAGGAAACCGTGTTAT carries:
- a CDS encoding bifunctional N(6)-L-threonylcarbamoyladenine synthase/serine/threonine protein kinase — its product is MPAFGQILGIEGTAWNLSAALFDTDLLALCSRPYSPAHGGIHPREAAQHHASVIKEVIGEVLTEPEKITGIAFSQGPGLGPCLRTVATAARSLALALDVPLAGVNHCVAHVEIGCWATGCKDPIVLYASGANTQVIGYLNGRYRIFGETLDIGVGNALDKFARAKDLPHPGGPLIEAQAKTGTYFELPYTVKGMDLAFSGLVSAAKDAKMQLPNVCCSLQETAFAMCVEVTERALSLTGKDEVLLVGGVGANARLQEMLAVMCEERGAKFFVPERKYLGDNGAMIAYTGKLMLESGQALSLEESRVNPSFRSDEVKVTWKHDEHRAPETAQQASALQRRGAEAVVTFKDGNAVKQRQSKQYRAPALDKRLIAERTRAEARLIHMARKAGVPTPVIRDITHDTIVMEQIAGTLLTESLGAAHCEEAGRAAGRLHAAGIMHGDLTSSNMILRTTDDRCVLIDFGLAQVTTEIEQRGVDIHVMFQTLSSTNPEEAGELKTAFARGYAETFTGAAEVLKREEEIELRGRYL
- a CDS encoding 30S ribosomal protein S27ae, which encodes MAAAKKAAAKGPSRSAFFKIEGDKVSTAKKYCPRCGPGVMMADHKDRVTCGKCGYTEFKK
- a CDS encoding 30S ribosomal protein S24e, whose translation is MDFKIESDKRNELLSRREIQFTLTYDGATPSRTQIIGKLCALANVKEPLVVLDSLKSNFGKMVVTGQARVYDTEDAKKKTERPYLSARGMPKPKEEGAA